The DNA region CGCAGGAGCCGCCGACCGGTCGAGCGGCCCCTCGGTGGCCCTAGACCTCGCGCAGGGCGACGGCCGTGGCCACTGCCGCCTCGGCCGCCTCGGCACCCTTGTCCTCACGCGATCCGGGCAGTCCGGCCCGGTCGAGGGCCTGCGCTTCGTCGTCGCAGGTCAGCAGCCCGAAGCCGACCGGGACGCCGGTGCGGACCGTCACCTCGGTCAGGCCGAGGGTCGCTGCGCTGCAGACGTAGTCGAAGTGCGGTGTGCCGCCCCGGATGACCACGCCGAGCGCGACGACGGCGTCCACGCCGTTGCGTGCGAGCCGGGCCGCGGCGACCGGCAGCTCGAAGGACCCGGGAACCCGGACGACCCGGACGTCGATCACGCCGGCAGCGGCCAGGGCCCTCAGCGCTCCTGCGAGCAGACCGTCCATGACCTGGGTGTGCCAGCTCGCCGCGACGATCGTGATGCGCAGCCCGCGGCCGTCGACCTGCAGGCTGGGTGCTCCGGCACCGCTCATCGT from Cellulomonas sp. KRMCY2 includes:
- the ribH gene encoding 6,7-dimethyl-8-ribityllumazine synthase, producing MSGAGAPSLQVDGRGLRITIVAASWHTQVMDGLLAGALRALAAAGVIDVRVVRVPGSFELPVAAARLARNGVDAVVALGVVIRGGTPHFDYVCSAATLGLTEVTVRTGVPVGFGLLTCDDEAQALDRAGLPGSREDKGAEAAEAAVATAVALREV